A genomic segment from Ramlibacter agri encodes:
- a CDS encoding class I adenylate-forming enzyme family protein, whose translation MKPDLTIASGQQDGAFGLIAQQVRLHATQRPEATALQDEAESLTWEVLDSWMDRIAAALQRDGLLPGDSIAICALSSVRYAAVFLGALRAGVAVAPLAPSSTPDGLHGMLCDSRAKLLFSDATTCGTFIGMPRLPGTVALDDASGCGGARRFGDWMAPEGAVPASAGISPDTPFNIIYSSGTTGQPKGIVQGHGMRWGHVVRSGRHGYGPDSITLVSTPLYSNTTLVAFFPTIAYGGSSVLMSKFDAARFLKLAEAHRVTHVMLVPVQYKRLLDHPDFGTTDLSAFRYKFCTSAPFGAALKAEVLARWPGALVEFYGMTEGGATCLLDAHLHPGKLHTVGRPAPGCEIRLIDETGQEVPPGAPGEIVGRSASMMTAYLNQPAKTREAEWFSPQGVRFIRTGDLGRFDDDGFLVLIDRKKDMVISGGYNIYPSDLEAVLLQHPDVVEAAVVGVPSEAWGETPVAFGVLTPASKLAPEALQAWANSRLGKTQRISEVHLLRELPRSAIGKVLKRELQRMRAA comes from the coding sequence ATGAAGCCTGACTTGACGATCGCTAGCGGCCAGCAAGACGGCGCATTCGGCCTGATCGCACAGCAGGTGCGCTTGCATGCGACCCAACGCCCCGAGGCCACGGCACTGCAGGATGAAGCTGAATCGCTCACCTGGGAGGTCCTGGATTCCTGGATGGACAGGATAGCGGCCGCCCTGCAGCGCGATGGATTGCTTCCGGGCGACAGCATTGCGATCTGCGCCCTGTCATCGGTGCGCTATGCAGCCGTCTTCCTCGGCGCACTTCGCGCGGGCGTCGCCGTCGCGCCACTGGCGCCCAGCTCGACGCCCGATGGACTGCACGGCATGCTGTGCGACTCGCGTGCGAAGCTGCTGTTCAGCGACGCCACAACCTGCGGAACGTTCATCGGGATGCCGCGGCTGCCTGGCACCGTGGCCCTGGATGACGCGAGCGGATGCGGCGGTGCGCGCCGGTTCGGGGACTGGATGGCACCTGAAGGTGCGGTTCCGGCTTCCGCCGGCATTTCGCCCGACACGCCCTTCAACATCATCTACTCCTCGGGCACGACCGGCCAGCCCAAGGGCATCGTCCAGGGACACGGGATGCGATGGGGACACGTCGTGCGGTCCGGTCGCCACGGCTACGGGCCGGACTCCATCACGCTGGTCTCGACACCGCTTTATTCGAACACCACGCTGGTAGCCTTCTTTCCAACGATTGCCTACGGCGGCAGCTCGGTGCTGATGTCCAAGTTCGATGCAGCTCGTTTCCTGAAGCTGGCCGAGGCGCATCGCGTGACGCACGTCATGCTGGTGCCGGTGCAGTACAAGCGGCTGCTGGATCATCCGGACTTCGGGACCACGGACTTGAGCGCATTCCGGTACAAGTTCTGCACCAGCGCCCCCTTCGGCGCGGCGCTCAAGGCAGAGGTTCTCGCACGGTGGCCCGGTGCGCTCGTCGAGTTCTATGGCATGACGGAGGGCGGCGCCACCTGCCTGCTGGATGCCCACCTCCATCCTGGCAAGCTGCATACGGTCGGCCGCCCGGCGCCGGGATGCGAGATCCGGCTGATCGACGAGACCGGGCAGGAGGTCCCGCCGGGCGCCCCAGGCGAGATCGTCGGCCGCTCGGCGTCCATGATGACGGCCTATCTCAACCAGCCGGCCAAGACGCGTGAAGCTGAGTGGTTTTCGCCGCAGGGCGTCCGGTTCATTCGAACCGGCGACCTGGGCCGGTTCGACGATGACGGATTCCTGGTTCTCATCGACCGCAAGAAGGACATGGTGATCAGCGGCGGCTACAACATCTACCCCAGCGATCTCGAGGCCGTCCTGTTGCAGCACCCCGACGTGGTCGAGGCCGCGGTCGTGGGCGTGCCAAGCGAAGCCTGGGGCGAAACGCCGGTCGCCTTTGGCGTCCTGACTCCGGCCAGCAAGCTCGCACCGGAGGCCTTGCAGGCGTGGGCCAACAGCCGGCTTGGCAAGACCCAGCGGATCTCGGAAGT
- a CDS encoding DUF4387 domain-containing protein, with translation MPKLSEVCHHVRSKNAGPFWITLDFSFADQQAFDRYCNAPAFDPATIGQTMNVDASLVKVFRVPKLRVVKVSYPRRKPQGGMLERDMHGGQQYVRFLDLEMA, from the coding sequence ATGCCTAAGCTCAGCGAGGTCTGCCACCACGTCCGCTCCAAGAATGCCGGTCCCTTCTGGATCACGCTGGATTTCTCGTTCGCGGACCAGCAAGCGTTCGACCGGTATTGCAACGCGCCCGCGTTCGACCCCGCCACCATCGGCCAGACGATGAATGTGGACGCAAGCCTCGTCAAGGTCTTCCGGGTCCCCAAGCTTCGGGTCGTCAAGGTGTCCTATCCCCGGCGCAAACCCCAGGGCGGGATGCTGGAACGCGACATGCACGGGGGCCAGCAGTACGTGCGCTTCCTCGACCTCGAGATGGCATGA
- a CDS encoding acyclic terpene utilization AtuA family protein → MSQRLRDTTNIIVPSGSLGAGIRAEHIDAGIAAGAHGIACDAGSTDSGPAYLSSGKCKYSKAAIKEDFRVLMLAQAKANIPLLVGSCGTSGCDMALDWTRDIVLEIAREHGLSPKIAMLYSEQSPALLTTRASEGKVTPLPPLTGSGIDLFGECDHIVALMGPEPYIAALEAGADIVLGGRTTDTAVLAALPLLRGAGKAASWHSGKIAECGGLCTTHSREGGVMIRVGKDAFEVEPLGNVSRCTPFTVSAHMLYENSDPFLLTEPGGVLDVTDAIYEAVDERVVRVTGSRFHDKPYTMKLEGAGRGGFQTIMFVGIQDRAVCAEVDLFIERMHKALCERVKTTMGLPSDAFDISLRPYGWNAVTGMPVDDGAAPPREIGLMFVATAPSQDIATQIAKTCNPWFFHMPIRPEVELPSYGFPFSPSETERGPVYDFKLNHVVHVAHALELVRTEYVNLKEAAHA, encoded by the coding sequence ATGTCCCAACGGCTGCGCGATACCACCAACATCATCGTCCCCTCAGGCTCCCTCGGTGCGGGCATCCGCGCCGAACACATTGACGCCGGCATCGCAGCGGGCGCCCACGGCATCGCGTGCGATGCGGGGTCCACGGACAGCGGGCCGGCCTATCTCTCCAGCGGGAAATGCAAGTACTCCAAGGCGGCCATCAAGGAGGACTTCCGCGTACTGATGCTCGCCCAGGCGAAAGCGAACATTCCCCTGCTGGTCGGTTCGTGCGGCACCTCTGGCTGCGACATGGCGCTCGACTGGACGCGCGACATCGTGCTGGAGATCGCGCGGGAGCATGGCCTGAGCCCGAAGATCGCCATGCTCTATTCCGAGCAGTCGCCCGCCTTGCTCACCACTCGCGCAAGCGAGGGCAAGGTCACGCCGCTGCCACCTTTGACAGGCTCCGGCATCGATTTGTTCGGCGAGTGCGACCACATCGTCGCCCTGATGGGCCCGGAGCCGTACATCGCGGCGCTGGAGGCTGGCGCGGACATCGTGCTCGGCGGCCGCACCACGGACACTGCGGTTCTCGCGGCCTTGCCCTTGCTGCGCGGGGCCGGAAAGGCCGCATCCTGGCATTCCGGGAAGATCGCGGAATGCGGCGGGCTCTGCACCACCCACTCGCGCGAGGGCGGCGTCATGATCCGCGTCGGGAAAGACGCATTCGAAGTGGAGCCGCTCGGCAATGTGAGCCGATGCACGCCCTTCACCGTCTCCGCCCACATGCTCTACGAGAACAGCGATCCCTTCCTGCTGACCGAGCCCGGCGGTGTCCTGGATGTCACCGACGCCATCTACGAAGCGGTCGATGAGCGCGTCGTGCGCGTCACCGGCTCCAGGTTCCATGACAAGCCCTACACGATGAAGCTGGAGGGCGCAGGGCGCGGCGGATTCCAGACCATCATGTTCGTGGGCATCCAGGATCGCGCCGTCTGCGCAGAGGTCGACCTGTTCATCGAGCGCATGCACAAGGCGCTGTGCGAGCGCGTGAAGACGACGATGGGCCTGCCCTCCGACGCATTCGACATCTCGCTGCGTCCTTATGGCTGGAATGCCGTGACCGGGATGCCGGTCGACGATGGCGCTGCGCCGCCGCGCGAGATCGGCTTGATGTTCGTCGCGACCGCGCCATCCCAGGACATCGCGACGCAGATCGCCAAGACCTGCAATCCCTGGTTCTTCCACATGCCGATCCGGCCCGAGGTCGAACTTCCGAGCTACGGCTTCCCGTTCTCACCGTCGGAAACGGAGCGCGGCCCGGTCTATGACTTCAAGCTCAACCACGTCGTCCATGTCGCCCATGCCCTCGAGCTCGTGCGCACGGAGTATGTCAACCTGAAGGAGGCCGCCCATGCCTAA
- a CDS encoding ABC transporter ATP-binding protein, whose translation MPKLEVEALRVTLGHTQILKGVSTSFEEGEIVVLLGPSGCGKTTLLRSIAGLEHPTSGRIAIDGLTVYDSEKGIDLPSEKRNLGLVFQSYALWPHKTVYENVAYALRLRKQAEEQIRATVEKVLAGIGLEGMHGRYPHQLSGGQQQRVALARSMAYSPPVLLLDEPLSNLDAKLREDARIWIRSLIKSLGLSAIFVTHDQVEAMAIADRIVLMDAGRIAQSGTPEALYGSPASLFAAEFMGANNQLRAAVTASTPGSAVLDLGGQPLRGKDQGGASRVGTTGVAVIRVESVGSAATQAGDNALHAELETAVYLGGKWEAVYRLSEHRIRAFHARRPADGPHTLNIPQDAVWFFADPPSH comes from the coding sequence ATGCCCAAGCTTGAAGTCGAGGCCCTTCGGGTCACCCTTGGCCACACGCAGATTCTCAAAGGCGTCTCCACGTCGTTCGAAGAGGGCGAGATCGTCGTCCTGCTGGGTCCGTCCGGGTGTGGCAAGACCACGCTGCTGCGCTCGATTGCGGGCCTGGAGCACCCGACCAGCGGCCGGATCGCCATCGACGGACTGACGGTCTACGACAGCGAGAAGGGCATCGATCTTCCCAGCGAGAAGCGCAACCTGGGCCTGGTGTTCCAGTCGTATGCGCTCTGGCCCCACAAGACGGTGTACGAGAACGTGGCCTATGCATTGCGACTGCGCAAGCAGGCGGAGGAGCAGATTCGCGCCACCGTGGAGAAGGTGCTGGCCGGCATCGGGCTGGAAGGGATGCATGGCCGCTATCCGCACCAGCTTTCGGGAGGGCAACAGCAACGGGTCGCCCTGGCCCGGTCCATGGCGTACAGCCCGCCGGTCCTGCTGCTCGATGAGCCGCTGTCCAACCTGGATGCAAAACTGCGCGAGGACGCGCGTATCTGGATCCGCTCGCTGATCAAGTCCCTGGGCCTGAGCGCCATCTTCGTGACGCACGACCAGGTCGAGGCGATGGCGATTGCCGACCGCATCGTGCTGATGGATGCCGGCCGGATCGCGCAAAGCGGCACGCCCGAGGCGCTGTACGGCAGCCCTGCCAGCCTGTTCGCGGCGGAATTCATGGGCGCGAACAACCAACTCCGGGCTGCGGTCACCGCATCCACGCCCGGTTCCGCGGTCCTGGACCTTGGAGGCCAGCCGCTGCGGGGCAAGGACCAGGGCGGCGCGAGCCGGGTGGGAACCACGGGCGTCGCGGTCATTCGTGTCGAGTCCGTCGGCAGCGCGGCAACCCAGGCCGGGGACAACGCGCTCCACGCCGAACTCGAGACCGCGGTCTATCTCGGTGGCAAATGGGAGGCCGTCTACAGGCTGTCGGAGCACCGGATCCGCGCGTTTCACGCCCGCCGGCCGGCGGACGGCCCCCACACGCTGAACATCCCACAGGACGCCGTCTGGTTCTTCGCGGACCCGCCGTCCCATTGA